One region of Spirochaetota bacterium genomic DNA includes:
- a CDS encoding YkgJ family cysteine cluster protein produces the protein MSEEQKPALKPLLPIPPSAEKIHADIIRILQGISDADHSHCDNETFRQSYMAAMHLYDDYQRESVAASGDKLACHEGCWICCCHYAEDVYSFEAELIASHVKKLPSEQRARIEESCERAVYKFEGLKKILREKLSTDEYRSLSEESDPDEILLNSYYRLRNRCPFLDETNRCAVYDIRPLTCRAYINLGDPSVCPPEMINETDTVTYIMDLDDEANEILDRLHARYEKYPGDTALCSLVLKYLSEED, from the coding sequence ATGTCAGAAGAACAAAAACCGGCCTTGAAGCCCCTTCTTCCGATCCCTCCTTCGGCTGAAAAAATTCATGCCGACATTATCAGGATACTCCAGGGGATATCAGACGCGGATCACTCCCATTGCGACAATGAGACATTCCGCCAATCCTACATGGCCGCGATGCATCTGTATGACGACTACCAGCGCGAATCGGTGGCCGCCTCCGGGGACAAGCTCGCCTGCCATGAGGGTTGCTGGATATGCTGCTGCCATTACGCGGAGGATGTCTATTCCTTCGAGGCGGAGCTAATAGCTTCCCACGTAAAAAAATTGCCGTCTGAACAAAGAGCGCGTATAGAGGAATCATGCGAAAGGGCCGTTTACAAGTTCGAGGGCCTGAAAAAAATACTCCGGGAAAAACTGTCCACGGATGAATACAGGTCCCTGTCGGAAGAATCCGACCCCGACGAGATCCTGTTAAACAGCTATTACCGGCTCAGGAACCGGTGCCCCTTTCTCGATGAGACAAACCGCTGCGCCGTCTACGACATCAGGCCCCTGACGTGCAGGGCCTACATAAATCTCGGAGACCCCTCCGTATGCCCGCCGGAAATGATCAACGAAACCGATACGGTAACCTATATAATGGACCTCGACGACGAGGCAAACGAGATACTGGACAGGCTGCACGCTCGCTATGAAAAATACCCCGGGGACACGGCCCTCTGCTCCCTTGTCCTGAAATACCTGTCCGAAGAGGACTGA